The Natrinema salifodinae genome includes a window with the following:
- a CDS encoding GTPBP1 family GTP-binding protein: MSRDRALLERALDRGEQDGGNVEFKERLSRDVHLEGGRRESLAAQLRHRLLSGDGEATYVVGVTDDGGLAGVDPDTFSETMDVLSLLAEEADAHIEDVQTWGVNGVSDAAESEADRASETSGRGLVGVAQVREGGVLETDDEHVVVGTAGHVDHGKSTLVGSLVTGKPDDGDGATRAFLDVQPHEVERGLSADLSYAVYGFDDEGPVRVRNPNRKADRAEVVQEADRLVSFVDTVGHEPWLRTTIRGLVGQKLDYGLLVVAADDGPTRTTREHLGVLLATDLPTIVAITKTDLVDDERVEEVEREVERLLREVDKSPLRIARHGVDAAIDEISERVVPIVESSAITMDGLGTLDELFDRLPKTAQDTGEFRMYVDRSYSVTGVGAVASGTVMAGEVEAGDELLIGPMPDGRFQEVEVRSIEMHYHRVDKAQAGRIVGIALKGIKESAMERGMVLLPRDADPEPIREFEAEVMVLNHPTRIGEGYEPVVHLETIGEAAAFYPENGRLLPGDTGKTTVRFKFRPYLVEEGQKFVFREGRSKGVGTVTDVHPAD, from the coding sequence ATGAGCCGTGACCGGGCCCTTCTGGAGCGGGCCCTGGACCGTGGCGAACAGGACGGTGGCAACGTCGAATTCAAAGAGCGGTTGTCACGAGACGTCCACCTCGAGGGCGGACGGCGGGAGAGCCTGGCCGCCCAACTGCGACACCGCCTGCTCTCGGGCGACGGCGAGGCGACGTACGTCGTCGGCGTCACCGACGACGGCGGCCTGGCCGGCGTCGATCCCGACACCTTTTCCGAGACGATGGACGTCCTCTCCCTGCTGGCCGAGGAGGCCGACGCACACATCGAAGACGTCCAGACCTGGGGCGTCAACGGCGTTTCGGACGCCGCGGAGTCCGAAGCAGACCGAGCGTCGGAGACGTCCGGGCGTGGATTAGTGGGGGTCGCGCAGGTCCGCGAGGGCGGCGTCCTCGAGACGGACGACGAACACGTCGTCGTCGGCACGGCGGGCCACGTCGACCACGGGAAGAGCACGCTCGTCGGCTCGCTGGTGACCGGGAAACCGGACGACGGCGACGGCGCGACCCGCGCGTTCCTCGACGTCCAGCCCCACGAGGTCGAGCGTGGCCTCTCGGCCGACCTCTCCTACGCCGTCTACGGCTTCGACGACGAGGGCCCCGTCCGCGTTCGCAATCCTAACCGCAAGGCCGACCGCGCCGAGGTCGTCCAGGAGGCCGACCGGCTCGTTTCCTTCGTCGACACCGTCGGCCACGAGCCCTGGCTCCGGACGACGATCCGCGGCCTGGTCGGCCAGAAGCTCGACTACGGCCTGCTGGTCGTCGCCGCCGATGACGGCCCGACGCGGACGACGCGGGAGCACCTGGGCGTCCTGCTGGCCACCGACCTGCCGACGATCGTCGCGATCACGAAGACGGACCTGGTCGACGACGAGCGCGTCGAGGAGGTCGAACGCGAGGTCGAGCGGCTCCTCCGGGAGGTCGACAAGTCGCCGCTGCGGATCGCCCGCCACGGCGTCGACGCCGCGATCGATGAGATCAGCGAGCGGGTGGTCCCGATCGTCGAGAGCAGCGCCATCACGATGGACGGCCTGGGCACGCTTGACGAACTGTTCGATCGGCTCCCCAAGACGGCCCAGGACACCGGCGAGTTCCGAATGTACGTCGACCGCAGCTACTCGGTGACCGGCGTCGGCGCGGTCGCCTCGGGAACGGTGATGGCCGGCGAGGTCGAGGCCGGCGACGAACTCCTGATCGGTCCCATGCCAGACGGCCGCTTCCAGGAGGTCGAGGTCCGCTCGATCGAGATGCACTACCACCGGGTCGACAAGGCCCAAGCGGGCCGGATCGTCGGCATCGCTCTGAAGGGGATCAAGGAGAGCGCCATGGAGCGCGGAATGGTCTTGCTCCCGCGGGACGCGGACCCCGAGCCGATCCGCGAGTTCGAGGCCGAGGTGATGGTGCTCAACCACCCGACCCGTATCGGCGAGGGGTACGAACCCGTCGTCCACCTCGAGACGATCGGCGAAGCCGCCGCCTTCTATCCCGAAAACGGCCGGCTGCTGCCAGGCGACACGGGCAAGACCACCGTCCGGTTCAAATTCCGCCCGTATCTCGTGGAAGAGGGCCAGAAGTTCGTCTTCCGCGAAGGTCGAAGCAAGGGCGTCGGAACGGTAACTGACGTCCACCCCGCGGACTGA
- the proB gene encoding glutamate 5-kinase, with protein MSKGIESSAVSEARQLAADADRVVVKAGTNSLTDEDSNLDDEKLDKLVDDIHDLLKRDRQVILISSGAIGAGMGRIDQASETVEESQALSTVGQSHLMHRYTESFARYDRKVAQLLVTQHDLENPERFTNFRNTVETLLDWGVVPIINENDAVATEEIRIGDNDMLSAATTMGVDADLQVTLTDVAGVYTGNPKENGDAERIEAVGENYDTVQEIVSESASDGFGGIQTKVEGARDVSEHGIPAVIAKSTEPDILEKIATAKPVGTVFVPINGGSDD; from the coding sequence ATGAGTAAGGGCATCGAATCGTCGGCCGTCTCGGAGGCGCGACAGCTGGCGGCCGACGCCGACCGCGTCGTCGTCAAGGCGGGGACCAACTCCCTGACGGACGAGGACTCGAACCTCGACGACGAGAAACTCGACAAGCTCGTCGACGACATCCACGACCTCTTAAAGCGGGACAGGCAGGTCATCCTGATCTCCTCGGGCGCGATCGGCGCCGGGATGGGACGGATCGACCAGGCGAGCGAGACGGTCGAGGAGTCCCAGGCGCTGTCGACCGTCGGGCAGAGCCACCTCATGCACCGCTACACCGAGAGCTTCGCGCGGTACGACCGGAAGGTGGCCCAGTTGCTGGTGACCCAACACGACCTCGAGAACCCCGAGCGGTTTACGAACTTCCGCAACACCGTCGAGACGCTGCTGGACTGGGGCGTCGTCCCGATCATCAACGAGAACGACGCCGTCGCGACCGAGGAGATCCGGATCGGCGACAACGACATGCTCTCGGCGGCGACGACCATGGGCGTCGACGCCGACCTGCAGGTCACGCTGACCGACGTCGCCGGCGTCTACACCGGCAACCCGAAGGAAAACGGGGACGCCGAGCGCATCGAAGCGGTCGGCGAGAACTACGATACGGTCCAGGAGATCGTCTCTGAGAGCGCCTCGGACGGCTTCGGCGGCATCCAGACGAAGGTCGAGGGCGCACGCGACGTCAGCGAGCACGGCATTCCGGCCGTGATCGCGAAGTCGACCGAGCCCGACATCCTCGAGAAGATCGCTACTGCCAAGCCTGTGGGGACCGTATTCGTTCCCATCAACGGAGGGAGCGATGACTGA
- a CDS encoding haloacid dehalogenase type II, protein MAFDPDAVETIAFDSYGTLVDVSAVAEPLSERVDDVDPGLVAKLWRQRSLAYAMVGNAIGEYDSFYEMNRHALRFALETIDVALDDEEREEILSTYHELPVFDDVHDGLERLRDAGYDCYIVSNGNEEMLESLLEHADLGDRIEDAISADEIEQFKPQPELYRHAADRIGTPVEEIAFVAAGWWDVPGAINAGMQGVWINRQDTLWGPYETEPELTIESFHELADELETA, encoded by the coding sequence ATGGCCTTCGATCCCGACGCGGTCGAGACGATCGCGTTCGACTCCTACGGCACGCTCGTGGACGTCTCCGCCGTCGCCGAACCGCTCTCGGAGCGCGTCGACGACGTCGATCCCGGCCTGGTCGCGAAGCTCTGGCGACAGCGGTCGCTGGCGTACGCGATGGTCGGCAACGCGATCGGCGAGTACGACTCGTTCTACGAGATGAACCGGCACGCGCTGCGGTTCGCGCTCGAGACGATCGACGTCGCCCTCGACGATGAGGAACGCGAGGAAATCCTTTCGACGTACCACGAACTACCCGTCTTCGACGACGTTCACGACGGCCTCGAGCGGCTTCGAGACGCCGGCTATGACTGCTACATCGTCTCGAACGGCAACGAGGAGATGCTCGAGTCACTACTCGAGCACGCCGATCTCGGCGACCGAATCGAAGACGCGATCAGCGCCGACGAGATCGAGCAGTTCAAACCGCAACCGGAGCTGTACCGCCACGCCGCCGATCGAATCGGGACGCCGGTCGAGGAGATCGCCTTCGTGGCCGCGGGCTGGTGGGACGTGCCAGGCGCGATCAACGCCGGGATGCAGGGCGTCTGGATCAACCGGCAGGACACGCTCTGGGGCCCCTACGAGACGGAGCCCGAGCTGACGATCGAGAGCTTCCACGAGCTGGCGGACGAACTAGAGACGGCCTGA
- the proC gene encoding pyrroline-5-carboxylate reductase, with protein MVQTSVIGCGNMGSALVKGLRRAGNHTVTACDLDPEALDAVADYADRTTSDIAEAADADVVIVAVKPDIVGVVLNDLELSPDQTLLSIAAGVPTDFVEARTDANVVRIMPNLAAETGDMAAAVTGDDVTDDVRALLGDVGEFVEIDETKMDIATAVNGSGPAFVFYLLQAMKESGVDSGLDPEAAETLAAQTFKGAAETVLRSDRTVDELIDAVCSPNGTTIEGMEVLWDSDVQTSVAEAVTAAEERSAELASEFNDGDETDE; from the coding sequence ATGGTACAGACGAGCGTCATCGGTTGCGGAAACATGGGGAGTGCCCTGGTGAAGGGCCTCCGGCGGGCCGGGAATCACACGGTGACCGCGTGCGATCTCGATCCCGAAGCACTCGACGCGGTCGCCGACTACGCCGACCGGACCACGTCCGACATCGCGGAGGCGGCCGACGCCGACGTAGTGATCGTCGCGGTCAAACCGGACATCGTCGGCGTGGTACTGAACGACCTCGAGCTCTCGCCGGATCAGACCCTTCTCTCTATCGCCGCGGGCGTCCCGACCGACTTCGTCGAAGCGCGGACCGACGCGAACGTCGTTCGAATCATGCCCAATCTGGCGGCCGAGACGGGGGACATGGCGGCGGCCGTCACCGGCGACGACGTCACCGACGACGTGCGGGCGCTGCTCGGCGACGTCGGCGAGTTCGTCGAGATCGACGAGACGAAGATGGACATCGCGACCGCCGTCAACGGGAGCGGTCCGGCTTTCGTCTTCTATCTCCTCCAGGCGATGAAGGAGTCGGGCGTCGACAGCGGGCTCGACCCCGAGGCTGCCGAGACGCTGGCCGCCCAGACGTTCAAGGGAGCCGCCGAGACCGTCCTCCGGTCGGACCGGACCGTCGACGAGCTGATCGATGCAGTCTGCTCGCCGAACGGGACGACCATCGAAGGGATGGAAGTCCTCTGGGACAGCGACGTCCAGACGTCGGTCGCCGAGGCGGTGACGGCGGCCGAAGAGCGCTCCGCCGAACTGGCAAGCGAGTTCAACGACGGTGACGAGACCGATGAGTAA
- a CDS encoding VOC family protein — MADLSAHHVGITVADLEETLAFYRDVLDLSVIDRFSVGGQAFADAVDVAGASADFAHLEADGTRIELVEYEPEARGSPAAGLNQPGAKHVGLAVDDLDAFYEALPDDVSTISEPRTTESGTSILFLRDPEGNLIEVLEA; from the coding sequence ATGGCAGACCTCAGCGCACACCACGTCGGCATCACCGTCGCCGATCTCGAGGAGACGCTCGCGTTCTACCGTGACGTCCTCGACCTCTCGGTCATCGACCGGTTCAGCGTCGGCGGCCAGGCGTTCGCCGACGCCGTCGACGTCGCGGGCGCGAGCGCCGACTTCGCCCACCTCGAGGCCGACGGAACTCGCATCGAACTCGTCGAATACGAGCCCGAAGCAAGGGGCTCCCCTGCGGCGGGGCTCAACCAACCGGGCGCGAAACACGTCGGCCTGGCGGTCGACGATCTCGACGCCTTCTACGAGGCGCTTCCCGACGACGTGTCGACGATCAGCGAGCCGCGCACGACCGAAAGCGGCACGTCGATTCTGTTCCTGCGCGATCCCGAAGGGAACCTGATCGAAGTACTCGAAGCCTAA
- a CDS encoding class I SAM-dependent methyltransferase produces the protein MNDPSHSDDRSTRHVWSAGRYPAMAPNMLPAIARLINVAGIDPGNRVLDVGCGTGNAALTARRAGAEVVGVDLAHGMLELARDNASLAGYDDIGWLTGDAETLPVPDGAFDVVLSNFGHVFAPDSTQAGAELCRVTRSGGRVCFTAWSPNGVVGDLTEVLTDHVAESPSDPWSHLQWGDPEFVREQFDGTDLSFQRRLLEFRYATPHHFWREFAEESGPLSPVLRQMDDDEARAALRRDAVAALEEWFGDNAIRVEYLQVRAVLE, from the coding sequence ATGAACGACCCGAGCCACTCCGACGACCGATCGACGCGCCACGTCTGGTCGGCCGGCCGATACCCCGCGATGGCGCCGAACATGCTGCCCGCGATCGCGCGCCTGATCAACGTCGCGGGGATCGATCCGGGCAACCGCGTCCTCGACGTCGGCTGTGGGACGGGCAACGCCGCGTTGACCGCCCGCCGCGCGGGGGCCGAGGTCGTCGGCGTCGACCTCGCCCACGGGATGCTCGAACTCGCCCGCGACAACGCCTCCCTGGCTGGCTACGACGACATCGGCTGGCTCACCGGCGACGCCGAGACCCTCCCCGTACCCGACGGCGCGTTCGACGTCGTCCTCTCGAACTTCGGGCACGTGTTCGCGCCGGACTCGACGCAGGCCGGCGCGGAGCTATGCCGGGTGACCAGGTCCGGCGGCCGGGTCTGTTTCACCGCCTGGTCGCCCAACGGCGTCGTCGGGGACCTCACGGAGGTGCTGACCGACCACGTCGCGGAATCGCCGAGCGATCCGTGGTCGCACCTCCAGTGGGGCGACCCCGAGTTCGTCCGCGAACAGTTCGACGGAACGGACCTGTCGTTCCAGCGGCGGCTGCTCGAGTTCCGGTACGCGACGCCGCACCACTTCTGGCGGGAGTTCGCCGAGGAGTCGGGGCCGCTCTCGCCGGTCCTCCGGCAGATGGACGACGACGAGGCTCGGGCCGCGCTCCGCCGGGACGCGGTCGCGGCCCTCGAGGAGTGGTTCGGCGACAACGCGATCCGCGTGGAGTACCTTCAGGTGCGGGCCGTACTCGAGTGA
- the tnpA gene encoding IS200/IS605 family transposase: MPRGFDRERTSIHKLQYHFIWCPKYRKSVLEGEVRDRLEELIEEKADELGLEILELAIRPDHVHLFITGDPTLAPNKILQQVKGYSSRYLRDEFDFGLLSLWTRSYFVSNAGDVSSEVIEEYIDAQAGE, encoded by the coding sequence ATTCCTCGTGGGTTCGACAGGGAACGTACCTCCATTCACAAACTCCAGTACCACTTCATCTGGTGTCCGAAGTACCGCAAGTCGGTACTGGAAGGCGAGGTACGCGACCGCCTCGAAGAACTCATCGAGGAGAAAGCCGACGAACTCGGCTTGGAGATACTGGAGTTGGCGATTCGCCCCGACCACGTTCACTTGTTCATCACGGGCGACCCGACGCTCGCCCCGAACAAGATACTGCAACAGGTCAAAGGCTACTCGTCTCGCTACCTCCGCGACGAGTTCGACTTCGGCTTGCTCTCGCTGTGGACGCGCTCGTATTTCGTTTCCAACGCGGGCGACGTGTCCAGCGAGGTTATCGAGGAGTACATCGACGCGCAAGCGGGTGAGTAG
- the pyrF gene encoding orotidine-5'-phosphate decarboxylase, with the protein MNFFDRLHDRIRSVDSVVSVGLDPDPSRVPDHLDEYDLPRWAFNRRIIDATHEHAAVYKPNAAFYEDPDGWAALEETIAYAHGKDVPVLLDAKRADIGNTTRQYAQMLEKVDAITVNPYMGRDSLQPFLADEESGVFVLCRTSNPGGADLQDLELETGESVYERVAALADLWNENDNVGLVVGATQPEELEELREQVPDLPFLVPGIGAQGGDAEAAVEYGLADGVGLVNSSRGIIFAGENDGEDFAKASGQAAKQLKARLNQYRGD; encoded by the coding sequence ATGAACTTCTTCGATCGTCTGCACGACCGCATCCGATCGGTCGATAGCGTCGTCTCGGTCGGCCTCGATCCCGACCCGTCGCGCGTCCCTGATCACCTCGACGAGTACGACCTCCCACGGTGGGCCTTCAACCGCCGGATCATCGACGCAACGCACGAACACGCCGCCGTCTACAAGCCCAACGCGGCCTTCTACGAGGACCCCGACGGCTGGGCCGCCCTGGAGGAAACGATCGCCTACGCCCACGGCAAGGACGTTCCGGTCCTGCTGGACGCCAAACGCGCCGACATCGGCAACACGACCAGGCAGTACGCGCAGATGCTCGAGAAAGTCGACGCGATCACCGTCAATCCCTACATGGGTCGGGACTCGCTGCAGCCGTTCCTGGCCGACGAGGAGTCCGGCGTCTTCGTCCTCTGTCGCACCTCGAACCCCGGCGGGGCCGACCTCCAGGACCTCGAACTCGAGACCGGCGAATCGGTCTACGAGCGGGTCGCGGCCCTGGCGGACCTCTGGAACGAGAACGACAACGTCGGTCTGGTCGTGGGCGCGACCCAGCCCGAAGAGCTCGAGGAACTGCGCGAGCAGGTGCCCGACCTGCCCTTCCTCGTCCCGGGCATCGGCGCGCAGGGCGGCGACGCCGAGGCCGCCGTCGAGTACGGGCTCGCCGACGGCGTCGGCCTGGTCAACTCCTCGCGGGGGATCATCTTTGCGGGAGAAAACGACGGCGAGGACTTCGCGAAGGCGAGCGGCCAGGCGGCGAAGCAACTGAAGGCGCGATTGAATCAGTATCGGGGGGACTAG
- a CDS encoding EamA family transporter, with the protein MGFPEIDSAVFFGSITMVTWGIWVVLGNAASETIDPRTAAAISYLVAGPLALGFILVSDASLAITAKGGLLAGTAGLFTGIGLISMYVGLSGGSTAIVSTLGAMYFVIAAIIGMVVLGDEVTITRLAGIAFAVIGVVLVTR; encoded by the coding sequence ATGGGTTTCCCCGAGATAGATTCCGCTGTTTTCTTTGGTTCGATTACAATGGTAACGTGGGGAATCTGGGTAGTCTTGGGCAACGCTGCGTCAGAGACCATCGATCCGAGGACGGCCGCCGCGATCTCCTATCTTGTTGCGGGACCCCTTGCACTCGGATTCATCCTCGTTTCAGACGCATCGCTCGCCATTACTGCGAAAGGAGGACTGCTCGCTGGCACAGCCGGATTGTTCACCGGAATAGGCCTTATTTCGATGTACGTCGGCCTCTCCGGAGGGTCAACAGCAATCGTCTCTACTCTCGGTGCGATGTACTTCGTCATCGCGGCCATCATCGGTATGGTCGTCCTCGGAGACGAAGTTACGATAACGAGACTTGCCGGGATAGCGTTCGCAGTTATCGGGGTCGTCTTGGTTACCAGATAG
- a CDS encoding NAD(P)/FAD-dependent oxidoreductase, with amino-acid sequence MSGDSTDQREYDVVVIGGGPAGLTAALYTTRLGHATGLVERGGGRAAMMEDVHNLVGVPEETGGNELLETGREQLESYGCDVFRDFVSSAGETDDGRFRVCGADADYVADCVVIATGFDDVRPQPPLPRTGRGLHYCLHCDAYMFVDEPVYVMGTGESAAHVAAIMLNFTDDVDLLTRDGDPEWSDETASMLENHPIDVVSEAVTGVRNGADGWLEALEFADGSVREYRGGFAMYGSEYNNGLAADLGCERNDDGTIVVDDHGRTSVDGVFAVGDVTPGHNQVPIALGEGAKTGIAIHWVLREFPRDIEEMETAGPVRDEEVPGIPDELLEQAVAFHTYD; translated from the coding sequence ATGTCCGGTGATTCGACCGACCAGCGCGAGTACGACGTCGTCGTGATCGGTGGCGGCCCGGCGGGGCTGACGGCCGCGCTCTACACGACGCGACTCGGCCATGCGACGGGCCTCGTCGAGCGCGGCGGCGGCCGCGCGGCGATGATGGAGGACGTCCACAACCTCGTCGGCGTTCCGGAGGAGACCGGCGGAAACGAGTTGCTCGAGACCGGCCGCGAGCAGCTCGAGTCCTACGGCTGTGACGTGTTTCGGGACTTCGTCTCCTCGGCCGGCGAGACGGACGACGGTCGGTTCCGCGTCTGCGGGGCCGACGCGGACTACGTCGCCGACTGCGTCGTCATCGCGACGGGGTTCGACGACGTGCGGCCGCAGCCGCCGCTCCCCCGGACCGGCCGCGGGCTCCACTACTGCCTCCACTGCGACGCGTACATGTTCGTCGACGAGCCGGTCTACGTGATGGGGACCGGTGAGAGCGCGGCCCACGTCGCCGCGATCATGCTGAATTTCACCGACGACGTGGATCTGCTGACACGGGACGGCGACCCCGAATGGAGCGACGAAACCGCCTCGATGCTCGAGAACCATCCGATCGACGTCGTCAGCGAGGCGGTGACCGGCGTCCGCAACGGCGCGGACGGCTGGCTCGAGGCACTCGAGTTCGCCGACGGGAGCGTCCGCGAGTACAGGGGCGGATTCGCGATGTACGGCTCCGAGTACAACAACGGCCTGGCGGCCGATCTAGGCTGCGAACGTAACGACGACGGGACGATCGTCGTCGACGACCACGGGCGGACGAGCGTCGACGGCGTCTTCGCGGTCGGCGACGTCACGCCGGGACACAACCAGGTCCCGATCGCGCTGGGCGAGGGCGCGAAGACCGGGATCGCGATCCACTGGGTTCTGCGGGAGTTTCCGCGAGATATCGAAGAGATGGAGACCGCCGGCCCCGTTCGCGACGAGGAAGTACCCGGCATTCCGGACGAACTGCTCGAGCAGGCCGTCGCGTTCCACACGTACGACTGA
- a CDS encoding glutamate-5-semialdehyde dehydrogenase → MTETDTDIERDVDEAQTAALELAKRSDEERSAALREIADAIEARADEILEANEKDVAEGEKLLEQGEYTQALVDRLKLSESKIESIAEMVRSVADQDDPLGKTLSARELDEDLELYKVAVPIGVVGAVFESRPDALVQIAALGLKSGNAVILKGGSEALHSNRILFEIIEDATADVPDGWAQHVEAREDVDRLLEMDDSIDLLMPRGSSEFVSYIQDNTSIPVLGHTEGVCHVYVDDQADRSMAEEIAYDAKVQYPAVCNAVETLLVHEAVAEEFLPAIADRYETADVEMRGDERTREIVDVEAATDADWDTEYGDLIVSIRVVDSLEAAIDHVTTHGSKHTESIVTEDADRASTFMRSIDSASVFHNASTRFADGYRFGLGAEVGISTGKIHARGPVGLEGLTTYKYHLEGDGHLVATYAGEDAAPFVHEDFDGEWSPGRLSDE, encoded by the coding sequence ATGACTGAAACTGACACCGATATCGAGCGAGACGTCGATGAGGCACAGACCGCGGCCTTAGAGCTCGCGAAACGCTCCGACGAGGAGCGGAGTGCGGCGCTCCGCGAGATCGCCGACGCGATCGAAGCTCGAGCCGACGAGATCCTCGAAGCCAACGAGAAGGACGTCGCCGAGGGCGAGAAGCTGCTCGAGCAAGGCGAGTACACGCAGGCGCTGGTCGACCGGCTGAAGCTCTCGGAGTCGAAGATCGAGAGCATCGCCGAGATGGTCCGCAGCGTCGCCGATCAGGACGACCCGCTCGGCAAGACCCTCTCGGCACGAGAACTCGACGAGGACCTCGAACTCTACAAGGTCGCCGTCCCGATCGGCGTCGTCGGTGCGGTCTTCGAGTCCCGGCCCGACGCGCTCGTCCAGATCGCCGCGCTCGGCCTCAAGTCCGGAAACGCGGTGATCCTCAAGGGCGGCAGCGAGGCGCTGCACTCCAACCGGATCCTCTTCGAGATTATCGAGGACGCAACGGCCGACGTGCCCGACGGCTGGGCCCAGCACGTCGAGGCCCGCGAGGACGTCGACCGGCTGCTGGAGATGGACGATTCGATCGACCTCCTCATGCCCCGCGGGAGCTCCGAGTTCGTGAGCTACATTCAGGACAACACGAGCATCCCCGTCCTCGGCCACACGGAGGGCGTCTGTCACGTCTACGTCGACGACCAGGCGGACCGCTCGATGGCCGAGGAGATCGCCTACGACGCGAAGGTTCAGTACCCGGCGGTCTGTAACGCCGTCGAGACGCTGCTGGTCCACGAGGCAGTCGCCGAGGAGTTCCTGCCGGCGATCGCGGACCGCTACGAGACGGCCGACGTCGAGATGCGCGGCGACGAGCGCACTCGCGAGATCGTCGACGTCGAGGCGGCGACCGACGCCGACTGGGACACCGAGTACGGCGATCTCATCGTCTCGATCAGGGTCGTCGACTCGCTCGAGGCGGCGATCGATCACGTCACCACCCACGGCTCGAAGCACACGGAGTCGATCGTGACCGAGGACGCCGACCGCGCGAGCACTTTCATGCGTAGCATCGACTCGGCGAGCGTCTTCCACAACGCCTCGACGCGCTTCGCCGACGGCTACCGGTTCGGGCTCGGCGCCGAGGTCGGCATCAGCACGGGCAAGATCCACGCTCGCGGTCCCGTCGGCCTCGAAGGGCTGACGACCTACAAGTACCACCTCGAGGGCGACGGCCACCTCGTCGCCACCTACGCCGGCGAGGACGCGGCGCCGTTCGTCCACGAGGACTTCGACGGCGAGTGGTCGCCTGGCCGGCTCTCCGACGAGTAG
- a CDS encoding halocarboxylic acid dehydrogenase DehI family protein: MDRSRQLYERDATGWQRGLYEDVKSTFRAPIVNWFFRALTANEPAFARYAWGQLKPLFQTRAFGGYAVSYRDAVLSALEDGEAALPRYRRVDVDVRPAEWRELRGQLATFDIVAPRLALAFAVCDRAMNGDSVDDDPRGTSSTAPLPTWLDRDRGRSVTMVDPGDVPDDLADTVDGIRDFHGLEGGLPSIYRCLAQWPPYLEAAWSDLEPVLESEAFERACDGADSAVDDHLAGLPYAPRLSPAALSERGFDDATIDELGEFVRQFNRGAIETVLPAIAVYAATLDVAGERML; the protein is encoded by the coding sequence ATGGATCGGAGCAGACAGCTGTACGAACGAGATGCGACGGGGTGGCAGCGCGGGCTGTACGAGGACGTCAAATCGACCTTTCGAGCACCGATCGTCAACTGGTTCTTTCGCGCACTGACGGCCAACGAACCCGCGTTCGCGCGGTACGCGTGGGGCCAGCTCAAGCCGCTCTTCCAGACGCGCGCGTTCGGCGGCTATGCCGTCTCGTACCGGGACGCCGTGCTCTCGGCACTCGAAGACGGCGAGGCGGCGCTTCCGCGCTACCGGCGCGTCGACGTCGACGTCCGACCGGCCGAGTGGCGCGAGCTCCGGGGACAGCTCGCGACGTTCGATATCGTGGCGCCGCGGCTCGCGCTCGCGTTTGCCGTCTGCGATCGGGCGATGAACGGTGACTCGGTAGACGATGACCCGAGAGGGACATCGTCGACGGCGCCCCTGCCGACGTGGCTCGACCGCGACCGTGGCCGGTCCGTGACGATGGTCGATCCCGGCGACGTTCCCGACGACCTCGCGGATACCGTCGACGGGATTCGCGACTTTCACGGCCTCGAGGGCGGACTTCCGAGCATCTACCGCTGCCTCGCGCAGTGGCCGCCCTATCTGGAGGCAGCCTGGTCCGATCTCGAACCGGTCCTCGAGAGCGAGGCGTTCGAGCGCGCCTGCGACGGCGCCGATTCGGCCGTCGACGACCACCTCGCGGGGCTCCCGTACGCGCCGCGGCTCTCGCCGGCGGCGCTCTCCGAGCGGGGGTTCGACGACGCGACGATCGACGAGCTCGGCGAGTTCGTTCGGCAGTTCAATCGAGGCGCCATCGAAACGGTGCTGCCGGCCATCGCCGTCTACGCGGCCACGCTCGACGTTGCCGGCGAGCGGATGCTGTAG